In the Gossypium raimondii isolate GPD5lz chromosome 9, ASM2569854v1, whole genome shotgun sequence genome, one interval contains:
- the LOC105799382 gene encoding caffeic acid 3-O-methyltransferase 1: protein MATQINNEESFSYALQIVTSSVLPMSMHAAVQLDIFGIMAKCGPDAELSAKEIAAQLATNNSKAASMLDRILVVLASHGIVGCSVADEEKGNPRRLYSLTPVSKFFVRNEDGVSLGPLMALIQDKVFIDSWSQLKDAIIEGGVPFDRVHGTNAFEYPGKDPRFNQIFNTAMINHTGLVLKEILHSYKGFQQLSSLVDVGGGLGITLNLITSKYPSIKGINFDLPHVIQHAPAYPGVQHVGGDMFESVPKGDAIFMKWILHDWSDDHCLKLLKNCYNAIPKDGKVIVVEAVVPVVPEANAYLRSITQLDVLMMAQNPGGKERTKSEFEALATKAGFSGIRYECFACNYWIMEFFK, encoded by the exons ATGGCAACCCAAATTAACAACGAGGAAAGCTTCTCATATGCCCTCCAAATCGTCACCTCTTCAGTGCTGCCCATGTCAATGCATGCGGCGGTTCAGCTGGACATCTTCGGAATCATGGCGAAATGCGGGCCAGATGCTGAGCTCTCCGCCAAGGAGATCGCGGCACAGTTGGCTACCAACAACTCAAAGGCAGCCTCTATGCTGGACCGAATCCTCGTAGTGTTAGCCAGCCATGGAATCGTGGGCTGCTCCGTGGCGGATGAGGAAAAGGGTAATCCTCGTAGGCTGTACAGTTTGACGCCCGTCTCCAAATTCTTTGTGCGGAATGAAGATGGGGTTTCCTTAGGCCCTTTGATGGCATTGATTCAAGACAAGGTCTTCATTGATAGTTG GTCGCAACTGAAGGATGCAATTATAGAAGGAGGAGTTCCGTTTGACAGGGTACATGGAACAAACGCATTTGAATATCCAGGCAAGGACCCAAGgttcaatcaaattttcaatactgCAATGATCAATCACACCGGTCTCGTTCTTAAGGAGATCCTCCACAGCTACAAGGGTTTCCAGCAGCTTAGCAGTTTGGTTGATGTTGGCGGTGGTCTTGGAATCACACTCAACCTTATCACTTCCAAATATCCCTCTATTAAAGGAATTAATTTTGACTTACCTCATGTTATACAACATGCTCCTGCCTACCCTG GTGTCCAACATGTAGGGGGAGATATGTTTGAAAGTGTTCCTAAAGGAGATGCAATTTTTATGAAG tGGATTCTCCATGATTGGAGCGACGATCATTGCTTGAAGCTATTGAAGAATTGTTACAATGCCATTCCAAAAGACGGAAAAGTAATAGTGGTGGAGGCAGTGGTTCCGGTTGTACCGGAAGCTAATGCCTATTTGAGAAGCATCACACAGCTTGATGTGCTGATGATGGCGCAAAATCCTGGAGGAAAGGAACGAACCAAATCGGAATTTGAAGCGTTAGCTACTAAAGCCGGATTCAGTGGCATCAGATATGAGTGTTTTGCTTGTAACTACTGGATCATGGagttcttcaaataa
- the LOC105799383 gene encoding exosome complex component RRP45B, with the protein MEGRLANSWRLTVNDKNFIKTALLSEIRIDGRKPFEYRKISIKFGRQDGSSEVQLGQTRVMGMVTAQLVQPYRDRPKEGILSIFTEFSPMADPSFEPGRPGELAVELGRIVDRGLRESRAVDTESLCILAGKFVWAIRIDLHILDNGGNLVDAANIAALAALLTFRRPECSLGGEDGQEVIVHPPEIREPLPLTVHHLPIAISFGFFSNESILVIDPTHNEEAVMGGRMTTTVNANGDICAIQKSGGEGVPRRVIMQCLQLATSKAASITKQIKDAVEVFNTERALRKIKRHPTSTGDDVREKQN; encoded by the exons ATGGAGGGTAGATTGGCGAATTCTTGGCGATTGACAGTGAACGACAAGAATTTCATCAAAACTGCGTTGCTTTCTGAAATTCGAATCGATGGTCGAAAGCCCTTTGAATACCGTAAGATTTCAATCAAGTTTGGCAGGCAA GATGGGTCATCAGAGGTGCAGCTAGGCCAGACTCGTGTTATGGGAATGGTTACTGCTCAATTGGTTCAGCCTTATAGAGACCGGCCTAAGGAAGGGATTCTTTCAATCTTCACAGAATTTTCTCCAATGGCTGATCCTTCATTCGAGCCAGGCCGTCCAGGAGAATTGGCTGTGGAGTTGGGACGTATTGTTGATCGTGGTCTAAG GGAAAGCAGGGCTGTGGATACTGAATCACTATGTATTCTAGCTGGCAAGTTTGTATGGGCTATTCGGATTGATCTCCACATTCTGGATAATGGAGG AAACCTTGTTGATGCTGCTAATATTGCTGCTTTGGCTGCTCTACTGACATTCCGGAGGCCTGAGTGCTCATTAGGAGGAGAAGATGGTCAGGAAGTAATAGTACATCCACCTGAG ATAAGGGAGCCTCTTCCTTTGACGGTGCATCATCTTCCAATTGCAATATCCTTTGGATTTTTCAGTAATGAGAGCATCCTA GTAATAGATCCGACTCACAACGAGGAAGCTGTTATGGGTGGAAGAATGACTACAACAGTTAATGCAAATGGTGATATTTGTGCAATTCAAAAAAGCGGTGGAGAAGGTGTCCCTCGAAGAGTTATCATGCAATGCTTGCAACTTGCTACGTCAAAGGCTGCCAGTATaacaaagcaaataaaagaTGCA GTTGAGGTCTTCAACACGGAAAGAGCATTACGAAAGATCAAGCGCCACCCTACATCTACCGGCGATGATGTTAGAGAGAAACAAAACTAG